In Haladaptatus sp. QDMS2, a single window of DNA contains:
- a CDS encoding winged helix-turn-helix domain-containing protein, whose protein sequence is MAQSLDEIEFLARSENRVHVLALLSTESHTRRELEAETGASQATLGRILDGFSERGWVEKRDASYEATAIGSWVANRFRALQQAVSVGEELSEFAPWLPTQVEGFDVSWLEAASSITPTPTEPHAPMDRVEAALRAGQRVRVLSYAYNRHCLDANVTAVHDRDQRYEGVYTDAAITSLCDVSARAQKFETLLENDRATVRVFDGEIPCSIDIIDETVHVIVRDDSGIVRAVVESTSQPLREWAIDLFERYRRDSTPLSD, encoded by the coding sequence ATGGCACAGTCACTGGATGAAATCGAGTTCCTCGCTCGTTCTGAAAACCGGGTTCACGTCCTCGCACTTCTTTCGACCGAGTCGCACACCCGTCGGGAACTGGAGGCGGAAACCGGTGCCTCGCAGGCGACGCTCGGTCGGATTTTAGATGGGTTTTCCGAGCGGGGCTGGGTCGAAAAGCGCGATGCCAGTTACGAAGCAACCGCCATCGGGTCGTGGGTGGCAAATCGGTTCCGTGCTCTCCAGCAGGCAGTCAGCGTCGGTGAGGAACTCAGTGAGTTCGCGCCGTGGCTCCCCACACAGGTCGAGGGCTTCGACGTGAGTTGGCTCGAAGCTGCGAGCAGCATCACCCCGACGCCGACCGAACCGCACGCGCCGATGGACCGGGTGGAGGCCGCATTGCGCGCTGGACAACGCGTCCGAGTGCTTTCGTACGCCTACAACAGACACTGCCTCGACGCGAACGTGACAGCGGTCCACGACCGAGACCAGCGCTACGAAGGGGTGTACACGGACGCGGCGATAACCTCACTTTGCGACGTTTCAGCACGCGCTCAGAAATTCGAGACGTTACTTGAAAATGACCGTGCCACAGTACGCGTCTTCGACGGCGAGATTCCGTGCTCCATCGATATCATCGACGAGACGGTCCACGTAATCGTCAGAGACGACTCCGGAATCGTCCGCGCCGTGGTCGAATCCACCTCCCAACCGCTCCGGGAATGGGCAATCGACCTGTTCGAACGCTATCGTCGGGACTCCACACCGCTGTCTGACTGA
- a CDS encoding ABC transporter ATP-binding protein — translation MSSIQTRGLTKQFGDLVAVSDLDLTVPEGEVFGFLGPNGAGKSTTINLILDFIRPTAGTVEVLGIDAQKHPEAVRERVGVLPEGYGFEDSLTGREHVAWAIETKSAADDPDALLSQVGLSADAERLASSYSKGMQQRLAFAMALAGDPEVLILDEPSSGLDPNGMQDMRELIRERAEAGTTVFFSSHILSEVEAICDRVGVMNDGELVAVDTIDGLRETTGGQATIELTCATSPTTLGVETIEGVAAVSVEENTLVATCTNPSVKVDVVSHVAAQAEVRDILSDTVSLESLFNELTGNRHERGEIATQEASS, via the coding sequence ATGTCCTCCATCCAGACACGTGGCCTGACCAAACAATTCGGTGACCTCGTCGCCGTTTCGGACCTCGACCTCACCGTCCCCGAGGGCGAGGTGTTCGGCTTTCTTGGGCCGAACGGGGCCGGAAAATCGACGACCATCAACCTTATCCTCGACTTCATTCGCCCCACGGCGGGCACGGTCGAAGTCCTCGGCATCGACGCCCAGAAGCACCCCGAAGCCGTCAGAGAGCGTGTCGGCGTGCTCCCCGAGGGCTACGGTTTCGAAGATTCACTCACCGGCCGCGAACACGTCGCCTGGGCCATCGAGACGAAATCGGCGGCCGACGACCCAGACGCGCTCCTCTCGCAAGTCGGCCTGTCGGCAGACGCCGAACGCCTCGCCTCATCGTACTCGAAGGGGATGCAACAGCGCCTCGCCTTCGCGATGGCGCTCGCGGGCGACCCAGAGGTGCTCATCCTCGACGAACCATCCTCGGGCTTAGACCCGAATGGGATGCAGGACATGCGCGAACTCATCCGCGAACGTGCGGAAGCCGGGACGACCGTCTTCTTTTCGAGTCACATCCTCTCTGAAGTCGAAGCCATCTGCGACCGCGTCGGCGTGATGAACGACGGCGAACTCGTCGCCGTCGACACCATCGACGGCCTGCGCGAGACCACCGGGGGACAGGCGACCATCGAACTCACCTGCGCGACGTCACCGACCACTCTCGGCGTCGAAACCATCGAAGGCGTTGCCGCAGTCTCAGTCGAGGAGAACACCCTTGTCGCCACCTGCACCAACCCGAGTGTGAAGGTTGACGTGGTGAGCCACGTCGCCGCCCAGGCCGAGGTTCGGGACATCCTCTCCGATACCGTCTCGCTCGAATCACTGTTCAACGAACTCACTGGCAATCGCCACGAACGTGGCGAGATAGCCACCCAAGAGGCTTCCTCGTGA
- a CDS encoding NAD(P)-dependent oxidoreductase — protein sequence MTVKQPHVAVTGAAGYIGSRVVRDISEAHPDWTVTALDNFYRGQVEEIGDVPVDHVDIRDRDRLEDALAGADIVMHLAAISGVKDCDENPDLAYEVNVQGTTNVAWFCKKTGAGLIFPFSMAVVGDPEAFPITIENPRDPMNLYGRTKLLNERTIDTLAEGAFPAHLFLKSNLYGAHEIGETRVSKPTVINIFVGRALRDQDLTVHEPGTQARNYVHVKDVARAYVRSAERLLTELDAGETGVSKFELAGDEDPSVIDVAELVQSQAAEVLDSRPDLVMLENPRDETLVERFDVETSRTEEELGWERRHSIKRAIRADLKRLAAGKEKPPSP from the coding sequence ATGACAGTGAAACAGCCACACGTCGCCGTGACCGGCGCGGCTGGCTACATCGGCAGCCGTGTGGTTCGCGACATCTCTGAGGCCCATCCCGACTGGACGGTGACGGCCCTCGACAACTTCTATCGCGGGCAGGTTGAGGAAATTGGGGACGTTCCGGTCGACCACGTCGATATTCGCGACCGTGACCGACTCGAAGACGCACTCGCGGGGGCGGACATCGTCATGCATCTCGCGGCGATTTCGGGCGTGAAAGACTGCGACGAGAACCCGGACCTCGCCTACGAGGTGAACGTCCAGGGCACGACCAACGTGGCGTGGTTCTGCAAGAAAACGGGTGCGGGGCTCATCTTCCCGTTCAGCATGGCCGTCGTCGGCGACCCCGAGGCGTTCCCCATCACCATCGAAAACCCACGGGACCCGATGAACCTCTACGGGCGGACGAAACTCCTGAACGAGCGCACTATCGATACGCTCGCGGAGGGGGCGTTCCCGGCCCACCTCTTTCTGAAATCGAATCTCTACGGTGCCCACGAAATCGGCGAGACGCGCGTCTCGAAGCCGACGGTCATCAACATCTTCGTGGGGCGTGCCCTGCGCGACCAGGACCTGACGGTTCACGAACCCGGCACGCAGGCGCGAAACTACGTCCACGTCAAGGACGTGGCACGTGCCTACGTCCGCAGTGCAGAGCGACTCCTCACCGAACTCGACGCGGGCGAGACGGGCGTCTCGAAGTTCGAACTCGCGGGCGACGAGGACCCCTCGGTCATCGACGTGGCCGAACTCGTCCAGTCACAGGCCGCCGAGGTACTCGACTCGCGTCCCGACCTCGTCATGCTCGAAAACCCCCGCGACGAGACGCTCGTCGAACGCTTCGACGTAGAGACGAGCAGAACAGAAGAGGAACTCGGCTGGGAGCGCCGTCACTCCATCAAGCGTGCGATTCGAGCGGACCTGAAACGCCTCGCCGCAGGCAAAGAAAAACCACCGTCTCCCTAA
- a CDS encoding MoxR family ATPase — protein sequence MTDSASLYSSLQTEMEQVLIGKEQLVERLTISLLTRGHVLLEGVPGVAKTTIANLFAQASGLGYNRIQMTPDTLPADITGTHVYRENTGQFDLNRGPIFANIVVADEINRATPKTQSALLEAMQENNVTVEGTTLTLPTPFFVIATQNPIEMEGTFRLPEAQRDRFQFKLTVELPERHDEQSLLDRFDTHPDLGPEDVSQVVSLSDIQRAQKEVDGVHVDAKVKDYILDIVEATRESPDTEHGASPRASLAFLKTSKARAAIEGREYVIPDDVKTLAIPILSHRLVLSTDAELSDVSAGDVVDDVVSRVEPPGSESVQTAVVDGGEHADET from the coding sequence ATGACTGACTCCGCGTCGCTCTATTCTTCCTTGCAGACAGAGATGGAGCAGGTGCTCATCGGGAAAGAGCAACTCGTCGAACGCCTGACTATCTCGCTGCTGACCCGCGGGCACGTCCTCTTAGAGGGCGTTCCGGGCGTAGCGAAGACCACGATTGCGAACTTGTTCGCGCAGGCTTCTGGCCTCGGGTACAACCGCATCCAGATGACGCCCGACACGCTTCCCGCAGACATCACGGGCACGCACGTCTATCGGGAAAACACCGGGCAGTTCGACCTGAACCGCGGTCCCATCTTCGCGAACATCGTCGTGGCTGACGAAATCAACCGGGCGACGCCAAAGACCCAGAGTGCGTTGCTCGAAGCGATGCAGGAGAACAACGTCACCGTCGAGGGGACGACGCTCACCCTGCCGACGCCGTTTTTCGTTATCGCGACGCAGAACCCAATCGAGATGGAGGGGACGTTCAGGCTGCCCGAGGCACAGCGCGACCGCTTCCAGTTCAAACTCACCGTCGAACTTCCCGAACGCCACGACGAGCAGTCGCTGCTCGACCGCTTCGACACGCACCCAGACCTCGGCCCTGAGGACGTCTCGCAGGTGGTCTCGCTGAGCGACATCCAGCGCGCCCAGAAAGAGGTCGATGGCGTGCACGTCGATGCCAAGGTCAAAGACTACATCCTCGACATCGTGGAAGCCACCCGCGAGAGCCCCGACACCGAACATGGGGCTTCGCCGCGAGCGTCGCTCGCATTCCTCAAAACGTCGAAAGCGCGGGCTGCCATCGAGGGACGTGAGTACGTCATTCCGGACGACGTGAAGACCCTCGCGATTCCGATTCTCTCACACCGGCTCGTGTTGAGCACGGACGCAGAACTCAGCGACGTTTCGGCTGGTGACGTGGTGGACGACGTGGTCTCGCGGGTCGAACCACCGGGCAGCGAGTCAGTTCAAACGGCCGTCGTCGACGGCGGCGAGCACGCAGACGAAACCTAG
- a CDS encoding PGF-pre-PGF domain-containing protein — MSDHTGPLTADQYFEGSADVNVWERGYLPLRTDMSNAMTKVDEADWQVRTTDDSEISVGKEQMGVYSKDATINLDFQDARAQNSDFNGQQVQLIAAHIKGDPSTDIPDSFSEMVDLVSMQNSNDVATFEEVGQKSIDSEGNVEFNHTAGQSGMYVYFLALTESGQDGYTVNSAGELSLDGKATVIGIETAAVQKGASSVDHQNSVTRGNNVNFDVDASDHLSGNDVTHTVLLYDEDTYVNQRFMLDLKEEPSADFSFSEDATLEHSVGDVNGVMEVSGNPDFFGATMSDEKLTGMSSFATTLDFFADKFHTVSPETTATDDTRLDASMKVIEGSATEQVTVETMSNWRPGTYRWVAVSSTENSEEFVTDMGTITIKKASSGGGGGGDTPPSDPPDDAPGDPPVEIDREVTEEGIVKLTITNFQSGKTVTIDLADTPATKQGGVKLNAVQATMANGEAFTMSVNALDDVPEDTPPVTRRGAVRPLTYINVEHSNTNDAFSGGTFEFTVDEEQLNGEDPENVGLYRFNDDEWNPLDTRLVSQSDGEYTFEADTPGFSVFALGVKQAQISVTDASLAQQSIAPGEQSTVSATVTNDGEAAGEYLVQLFVDGNVEAEQSVQVGAGESQTVTFDRTWDDAGSYDVAVNNQSAGTLDVAQQTGTATGTADPGTGTPDGESPGATDGPEDTEEPSNPLDTILSIPVLIGVVVIILIAAIYGLDTSRKE, encoded by the coding sequence ATGAGCGACCACACAGGACCGCTCACCGCAGACCAGTATTTCGAGGGGTCTGCCGACGTGAACGTCTGGGAGCGGGGTTATCTCCCGCTCCGGACGGACATGAGTAATGCGATGACGAAGGTAGACGAGGCTGACTGGCAGGTCAGGACCACTGACGATTCCGAAATCAGCGTCGGGAAAGAGCAGATGGGCGTCTACTCGAAGGACGCGACCATCAATCTCGACTTCCAGGACGCACGCGCTCAGAACAGCGACTTCAACGGGCAGCAGGTCCAGCTCATTGCCGCCCACATCAAGGGCGACCCGAGCACGGACATCCCCGACTCCTTCTCGGAGATGGTAGACCTCGTCTCTATGCAGAACTCGAACGACGTGGCTACCTTCGAGGAAGTCGGCCAGAAGTCTATCGACAGTGAGGGGAACGTCGAATTTAACCACACCGCGGGCCAGTCAGGGATGTACGTCTACTTCCTCGCGCTCACCGAGAGCGGGCAGGACGGCTACACGGTGAACAGCGCGGGAGAACTCTCGCTCGACGGTAAGGCGACGGTCATCGGCATCGAGACGGCCGCCGTCCAGAAGGGGGCCTCGTCGGTCGACCACCAGAACTCCGTCACGCGCGGGAACAACGTCAACTTCGACGTTGACGCGAGCGACCACCTCTCCGGCAACGACGTCACGCACACGGTGTTGCTCTACGACGAGGACACGTACGTCAACCAGCGCTTCATGCTCGACTTAAAAGAGGAGCCGTCTGCTGACTTTAGTTTCTCTGAGGACGCCACGCTCGAACACAGCGTTGGCGACGTAAACGGCGTGATGGAAGTTTCGGGCAATCCGGACTTCTTCGGCGCAACCATGTCGGACGAGAAACTCACCGGCATGAGCAGCTTCGCCACGACACTCGACTTCTTCGCCGACAAGTTCCACACCGTGTCGCCGGAGACGACGGCGACCGACGATACGCGTCTCGACGCCTCGATGAAGGTCATTGAGGGGAGCGCGACCGAGCAGGTCACCGTCGAGACGATGAGCAACTGGCGACCCGGAACCTACCGCTGGGTGGCGGTTTCCTCCACCGAAAATAGCGAGGAATTCGTGACGGACATGGGCACCATCACCATCAAGAAAGCCTCCTCAGGAGGCGGTGGCGGTGGAGATACGCCACCATCTGACCCACCAGACGACGCACCCGGTGACCCACCGGTCGAAATCGACCGCGAAGTGACCGAAGAGGGCATCGTCAAGCTCACCATCACGAACTTCCAGTCCGGCAAGACGGTCACTATCGACCTCGCGGACACGCCCGCCACGAAGCAAGGCGGCGTGAAACTCAACGCGGTGCAGGCGACGATGGCCAACGGCGAGGCGTTCACCATGTCCGTGAACGCGCTCGACGACGTACCCGAGGACACGCCACCGGTCACCCGACGTGGCGCGGTTCGCCCGCTCACCTACATCAACGTCGAACACAGCAACACGAACGACGCCTTCAGTGGGGGGACGTTCGAGTTCACCGTCGACGAGGAACAACTGAACGGTGAGGACCCAGAAAACGTAGGTCTCTACCGCTTCAACGACGACGAGTGGAACCCACTCGACACCCGGCTGGTCAGCCAGTCTGACGGCGAGTACACCTTCGAGGCAGACACGCCCGGCTTCTCGGTGTTCGCACTCGGTGTCAAGCAGGCACAGATTTCGGTCACCGACGCGTCACTCGCCCAGCAATCTATCGCACCCGGCGAACAGTCGACGGTGAGCGCCACCGTCACGAACGACGGTGAGGCCGCCGGCGAATACCTCGTCCAACTGTTCGTCGACGGTAATGTCGAAGCAGAGCAGTCCGTCCAGGTCGGCGCCGGCGAGAGCCAGACCGTGACCTTCGACCGGACGTGGGACGACGCTGGCTCCTACGACGTCGCGGTCAACAACCAGTCTGCGGGCACGCTCGACGTGGCCCAGCAGACGGGAACCGCGACGGGAACTGCAGACCCCGGAACGGGGACGCCTGACGGCGAATCACCAGGCGCGACTGACGGCCCAGAGGATACCGAAGAACCGAGCAACCCGCTCGACACCATCCTGTCGATTCCGGTGCTCATCGGTGTGGTCGTCATCATCCTGATTGCGGCCATCTACGGGCTCGACACCTCGCGCAAAGAGTAG
- a CDS encoding DMT family transporter, translating to MTTVFGRYRNALLFVSLACLWGGTYPAVKVGLADFPPILYAALRFDVAAVLLLVYAVNAFDYWRPRTVRDWVTVFAGGILMLAGYSILLNIGQQTVSSAIAAILAGLIPLLTIGFARLLLPTERFGASELFGVGLGFAGLVIITRPDPANLFAADTFGQLLLVLAAASFAFGGVLTQWASAEIPVAPRTAWAMAVGALFTHAVSVASPGESLQQVHLSIEGVFALVYLAVFVSAVGYLLYFDLLSRLGSVELNLVTYGAAMSGTVFSWAFFGERLTTGTLAGFLLILAGFVVLKRAEFYNEFTHVKERMLAE from the coding sequence GTGACCACCGTGTTCGGACGATATCGCAATGCACTGCTGTTCGTCAGCTTGGCCTGTCTCTGGGGTGGAACCTATCCCGCGGTGAAGGTGGGGCTCGCGGATTTCCCGCCAATTCTCTACGCGGCGCTTCGATTCGACGTCGCCGCCGTCTTGTTGCTGGTGTACGCGGTGAACGCGTTCGACTACTGGCGGCCCCGCACCGTCCGCGACTGGGTCACAGTGTTCGCCGGTGGCATCCTCATGCTTGCCGGATACAGCATCCTCCTGAACATCGGCCAGCAGACGGTCTCGAGCGCCATCGCGGCGATTCTCGCTGGCTTGATTCCCCTGCTCACGATCGGATTCGCCAGACTGTTGCTCCCAACGGAGCGATTCGGCGCGAGCGAACTCTTCGGAGTCGGCCTCGGGTTCGCGGGACTGGTGATAATCACGCGTCCAGACCCCGCAAATCTGTTTGCCGCGGACACTTTCGGACAGTTGTTGTTGGTTCTCGCTGCCGCTTCGTTCGCGTTCGGCGGCGTGTTGACGCAGTGGGCCAGCGCCGAAATTCCGGTTGCCCCACGAACCGCCTGGGCGATGGCCGTCGGGGCGCTGTTCACCCACGCGGTAAGCGTCGCGAGTCCGGGTGAATCCCTCCAACAGGTTCACCTCTCGATAGAGGGTGTCTTCGCACTGGTCTACCTCGCCGTATTCGTGAGCGCAGTCGGATATCTATTGTATTTCGACTTACTCTCTCGGCTCGGGTCCGTCGAACTCAATCTCGTGACCTACGGCGCTGCCATGTCTGGAACGGTGTTCAGTTGGGCGTTCTTCGGAGAGCGACTCACGACCGGAACGCTCGCCGGGTTTCTCCTCATTCTGGCCGGGTTCGTGGTGTTAAAACGAGCTGAGTTCTACAACGAGTTTACCCACGTCAAAGAGCGGATGCTGGCAGAGTGA
- a CDS encoding DUF4350 domain-containing protein, giving the protein MNWRDLDIPRVVLVVLVVLTASAAVVGASTSTASFGVYNPAWDGASDLRGVADDTGTKTTLVRNTSRYVAFAPSETVAFVLSPDDAYTPAQQARLRAFVEGGGTLVVAEDYGMHSNDLLAGLGATARFDGTPVRDERRNYQSPAIPVANNVSAHPLANGSNALVLNHGTVVEANNATVLARTSEFAYLDANRNDALDETESVGTYPVATVEQVGAGQVVAVSDPSAFINAMLDRPGNRAFAEALVSAHDQLLLDYSHADQLPPLAVAVVILRESALVQALVGVLGLGAVLLVSRRVVGSEDEPAVDRSVGLTSAEVEAYLARRHPDWESRRIERVTQGIIVTEEEAEER; this is encoded by the coding sequence GTGAACTGGCGCGACCTCGACATCCCACGGGTCGTCCTCGTCGTCCTCGTCGTGCTCACGGCGAGCGCCGCCGTCGTCGGCGCGAGCACCTCGACGGCCTCGTTCGGCGTCTACAACCCCGCGTGGGACGGGGCCTCCGACCTCCGCGGCGTGGCCGACGACACGGGCACGAAGACGACGCTCGTCCGGAACACCTCTCGCTACGTGGCGTTCGCGCCGAGCGAGACGGTGGCGTTCGTGCTCTCGCCCGACGACGCCTACACGCCCGCCCAGCAGGCCCGTCTTCGCGCGTTTGTCGAGGGTGGGGGCACGCTCGTGGTCGCGGAGGATTACGGCATGCACTCGAACGACTTGCTCGCGGGCCTCGGCGCGACTGCCCGCTTCGACGGGACGCCCGTCCGCGACGAACGGCGCAACTACCAGTCGCCCGCCATCCCCGTCGCGAACAACGTCTCCGCCCACCCACTCGCAAACGGAAGCAATGCCCTTGTACTGAACCATGGGACGGTCGTCGAGGCGAACAACGCGACGGTGCTCGCCCGCACCTCCGAGTTCGCCTATCTCGATGCGAATCGCAACGACGCACTCGACGAAACTGAGTCGGTCGGGACGTACCCCGTCGCCACCGTCGAACAGGTCGGCGCGGGACAGGTCGTCGCGGTGAGCGACCCGAGCGCGTTCATCAACGCGATGCTCGACCGCCCCGGAAACCGGGCGTTCGCTGAGGCACTCGTCAGCGCACACGACCAGCTCCTGCTCGATTACTCGCACGCAGACCAGTTGCCGCCGCTCGCCGTCGCCGTGGTCATCTTGCGTGAATCTGCGCTGGTGCAAGCCCTCGTCGGCGTGCTCGGACTGGGCGCGGTGTTGCTCGTCTCCCGGCGCGTAGTCGGTAGTGAGGACGAACCCGCAGTAGACCGGTCGGTCGGCCTCACGAGCGCGGAGGTGGAAGCTTATCTCGCCCGTCGCCACCCCGACTGGGAGTCGCGGCGAATCGAGCGCGTCACACAAGGGATTATAGTGACAGAGGAGGAAGCGGAAGAAAGATGA
- a CDS encoding Na+/H+ antiporter NhaC family protein: protein MAANFGALSLAPPLLAIALAIITRRAMLSLFVGVWVGAVIYAGNIGVAQTFTWITEAIGASTFNATILIFTMLLGAGIALLWKLGGAMAITRFATKRIDSHRKIGVTTWLLGILWNFDDYANNAIVGSSMKNLADELKMSREKLAYILDSTAAPVATIGISSWVAFEIGLIQSQYENMGITDQVPSAAATFIQSIPYNMYSILAVAMVGVIVISGRDFGEMLDAENRSVKTGNVIREDANPLQNIKDDLGEPVTDDAPLRVFTLPVTALVLTVIGGAIYMGYAPDRTLIEIVENTGVATALVWGSFAMVATAVLIGVGEKMMSIGQAMETVLDGFATMLPAVSILVLAWSIGSVATALGTGDYVTQFATGVVSPMMVPVVVFATSAFIAFAIGTSWGTMSIMTPIVIPMAWTIGSQSPQFIAVAVGAMFSGAVFGDNCSPISDTTVLASTFSGSDHIDHVRTQMYYAFTVLIATAVIYLLYGMTNLSPLVLLPLGVLVLVVLVYGFSEIDASRKDLDAQPGRARSSGRTLTSDD from the coding sequence ATGGCAGCAAACTTCGGGGCATTATCACTAGCGCCACCGCTACTCGCCATTGCGTTGGCCATCATCACACGTCGGGCAATGTTGTCACTGTTCGTCGGCGTCTGGGTAGGCGCCGTCATCTATGCGGGCAACATCGGCGTTGCACAGACTTTCACCTGGATTACAGAGGCAATCGGTGCCAGTACGTTCAACGCGACGATTCTCATCTTCACCATGCTGCTTGGTGCAGGAATTGCGCTCCTCTGGAAACTGGGCGGCGCGATGGCGATTACCAGATTCGCCACCAAACGCATCGACTCTCACCGGAAAATCGGCGTCACGACGTGGTTGCTCGGCATCCTCTGGAACTTCGACGACTACGCGAACAACGCCATCGTCGGCAGCTCGATGAAGAACCTCGCTGACGAACTGAAGATGTCTCGCGAGAAACTTGCGTACATCCTCGATTCGACGGCCGCACCCGTCGCGACCATCGGAATCTCGAGCTGGGTCGCCTTCGAAATCGGGCTCATCCAGTCTCAGTACGAGAACATGGGTATCACCGACCAGGTGCCTTCTGCGGCAGCCACCTTTATCCAGTCGATTCCGTACAACATGTACTCGATTCTCGCGGTGGCGATGGTCGGCGTCATCGTAATCTCCGGGCGTGACTTCGGGGAGATGCTCGACGCGGAAAATCGCTCGGTGAAGACGGGGAACGTCATCCGCGAAGACGCAAATCCACTCCAGAACATCAAAGACGACCTCGGTGAACCGGTCACTGACGACGCACCGCTTCGTGTTTTCACGTTGCCAGTGACTGCACTCGTCCTCACGGTTATCGGCGGGGCAATTTACATGGGCTACGCGCCCGACCGCACACTTATCGAAATCGTCGAAAACACCGGCGTTGCAACGGCCCTCGTCTGGGGGTCGTTCGCGATGGTCGCTACCGCCGTGCTCATCGGCGTCGGCGAGAAGATGATGTCCATCGGGCAAGCCATGGAGACCGTCTTAGACGGTTTCGCGACGATGCTTCCAGCAGTCAGCATCCTCGTGCTCGCGTGGTCGATTGGCTCGGTCGCCACCGCACTTGGGACGGGCGATTACGTCACGCAGTTCGCAACCGGCGTCGTCTCACCGATGATGGTGCCCGTCGTCGTGTTCGCCACCTCGGCGTTCATCGCGTTCGCCATCGGGACCTCGTGGGGGACGATGTCCATCATGACGCCAATCGTGATTCCGATGGCGTGGACCATCGGAAGTCAGTCGCCGCAGTTCATCGCCGTCGCCGTCGGCGCGATGTTCAGTGGCGCGGTGTTCGGCGACAACTGCTCCCCAATCAGCGACACCACGGTGCTGGCCTCGACGTTCTCCGGGTCGGACCACATCGACCACGTCCGGACGCAGATGTACTACGCCTTTACCGTCCTCATCGCGACGGCCGTCATCTACCTGCTGTACGGTATGACGAACCTGAGTCCGCTCGTGCTCCTGCCACTCGGCGTGCTCGTGCTCGTCGTGTTGGTGTACGGGTTCTCCGAAATCGACGCCAGCCGCAAGGACCTGGACGCACAACCCGGTCGGGCCCGTTCGTCGGGTCGGACGCTCACGAGCGACGACTGA
- a CDS encoding metal-dependent hydrolase, protein MWPWGHLAVGYLSYSLGARWRDASLRGHEALAVAFGTQFPDLVDKPLGWDLALLPSGRSLAHSLITALVVIAIVVAIARRFDRERVAWVFSLGYLSHLAADGFQPFVLGQFEFLTYLGWPLLPLPPYENESRSIVEHLLALDWSTFFAIELGITAIAITVWVYDGMPGLFTVTDLLGLTNRKRESTD, encoded by the coding sequence ATGTGGCCCTGGGGACATCTCGCGGTTGGCTATCTCTCCTATTCGCTCGGCGCACGGTGGCGCGACGCGTCGCTTCGCGGGCACGAAGCGCTCGCCGTCGCCTTCGGCACGCAGTTTCCAGATCTCGTGGACAAACCCCTCGGCTGGGACCTCGCACTCTTGCCGAGTGGCCGGTCGCTCGCCCACTCGCTCATCACGGCGCTCGTCGTCATCGCAATCGTCGTCGCCATCGCACGGCGATTCGACCGCGAGCGCGTGGCCTGGGTGTTCAGCCTTGGCTACCTCTCGCACCTCGCCGCAGACGGCTTCCAGCCCTTCGTCCTCGGCCAGTTCGAGTTTCTCACCTATCTCGGGTGGCCGCTTCTCCCGCTGCCGCCCTACGAGAACGAGTCGCGGAGCATCGTAGAACATCTCCTCGCGCTCGATTGGTCTACGTTCTTCGCCATCGAACTGGGCATCACGGCGATTGCAATTACGGTCTGGGTGTACGACGGCATGCCCGGACTGTTCACCGTGACCGACCTGCTCGGGCTTACCAATCGGAAGCGTGAGTCGACTGATTAG